CCATTTTTGCTTAGGTCCCTCAACTGTATTTTAAACTTTGAACACTCCACAATGTCACAGATGATAGAACAATTATCACTCTACCTTCCAGTTACCATCCTCCCTAGATTCCCATTCCCCAAAACACTGCACTGCAGTCTGCCAGGAAGGATGATGAGAGATCTCCAATCACAACCTATCCTTTATATTTTGTTTCCTTACCTCAGAAAGCAGGTTAGTTTTAACATCACCTATTTGTACCAAGGGTAATGCTGCATCAAAATAGCGAACCTCCCCTTGTCTGGTAGCTGCCTGAGCTTCTAATTAGAGCAAGAAGGAGAATACTCTATTTGCAAAAGCAAGAATTAAACTTATTACAACATACATTTCCAGTTAGCAAATTCCTCAGAATCTCAAGTCAGTAAAGAGTAGAAGTAATTGCCCTACCATTTTAAGCGTGTAGTGTGCCATAGCATGAAGATGTCTTGCAGAGGAACCACTCACAATTATAAAATAATCACTGTATCTCATTTCTGGAGGCAACTGGATAACACAAATGTTGCTAGCATTTTCTTGCCTCAGTAGAGCGGTGACAAAATCAATACTGAACTTGGAAAGAGCATGAtctgaaacaaagaaaaagactaaattgtgatttctttttttaaacattacaAAAACTGTCAACTTAAACTTACTGGAAAAATATGAAGAGTGAGAAGGAACTAAATTATAATTATGGTGCCTGAGATGATGCTAAGAAAAGGATTGAAATGCAAACTCCAGTTGCCTGAGAGAAACGGAATTCCTGGAAGTTAAACAGGAAACTGAACAGATACTAGACATCAGTTACTTATATAGTACCCATAGCATGCTAGATACTTCTTTGACAActacagtagaacttcagagttagCAACAGCAGCATTACAAATTGTCCAGCCAACCATATACTGCatttggaactagggatgtaatacaGAAGTCAATTTAACTGATAAGAAAAAGCTTATCATAATTCTATAGACTAcacccagtaaattttttagcaggctagtcagcagtcaactagtcgcttccctccactttctgtctctgtatcagaggcagcggggggggggaggaggggggttggagccagcttaaaagccagttcccccagcaccatctccgcagaaGCACAGCAGGGACACAATGCAAGTGGGgcccttgctacatttaaaagtccGAGGCAGTGTCATGGGGAATCCTGggtgagcagggactcaagcagtccccgcttgTTTCTCTTCCCCgttgcgcctctgccttttaaatgtactaagagctgcAGGCAGAGGTGCAACCAGGATAGCGAGTGCCCGGCTCCACCACTTGACTAACCAAGTAGTTGATGGAACATCCACAGATTACTCAGTTGATTAATTGAAGTTTGACATCTCTACTTCTAAAGCTCCTTGCTCTCATTGCCATACCCTGATGTCACCATTATCTTGTCATTTCCAACAGACTGTAAAGCCCTATCCACATGCCtaccaatttaacaaaatcagtTCAGAAACTGACATATTAGTGTAACCCCCTGTGCAGAGACATTTTTAAACCAGTTTTTGTTTCTAAATAGATTTATTCAAATGGTTACAACTTGTGTGGGTAACTAGGCCTGACTAGGTAGGGCAAGGTCTGTTTCTATGTCAGTAAGTTGCAATGCCCCTTCCCCATTGCTGAGTTCATACTCATCACCGCTCAGCCTCAATACAGAGAAAAAGCCAAATGAAGCAGTAATTAATAACATGAAACCTTGTAGATATGAAAGTGATCAGAGGCTTCTAGAACAAATGCATGAACCTGCCAGACACACAATGACTGCTACAGCCAAGGTCTTCTCCAGATGAGGTTTGCTGATACAGCTATCCCAGCAagctctacggctgtgtctagactggcaagcttttgcgcaaaatcttgccacctgtctacactggccgcaagtatgtgcaagaacactgactttgtactgtacaaaatcagtgctgcttgggcaaatactctgatgctcccactcaaggataagctctcttgcgcaagtattcttgcgcaagagggccagtgtaaacagccaagttaatttcttgtgcaagaaagccagatagctaaaatggccatcagagctttcttgccaagaaagcgtctacactggcacagattcttttgcacaaaagcatccatgccaatgtagacgctctcttgcgcaaatacttttaacaggaaaaactgttaagtatttgcgcaaaatcttgccagtctagatgcagcctactcGTGCCGACACTCCTTACTGCCATTATAGCTTATTTCCTGCGGGGAAGAGTacacatactggctgtgtctacacttgcatgaatttccggaaatgcttaaaacggaatactattccgttttcagttttcccggaaaaggagcgtctacattggcaggctgcttttccggaaaagtgtctgtggccaatgtagatgcgcttttccggaaaagactactgggctgtctacactggcccttttccggaacagtgttccggaataaggacttatgcccgagcggtagcagaagagtttttccggaatagtggctgattttgtacagcagagcatcgttgcttttccggaaattcaagggccagtgtagacagctcgcagcttattccggaaaagcggctgattttccggaataagtggcccagtgtagagacagccactGAGTTTTAATGCAAGTATCCATAAGTTTCTACAAGTGTGGAAAGAGTAGTCCCTCTGGCTCACCATGACCCCTTCCCATTGACATATCAACAATAATTTAGGGGAGGCCTGGCTCACATCTGTGGCAAAAGAACATAACTCCTCCTTCAGCAGAGGTGTGTGAAAACTTGGTACAGTACACATACCTCTACCAAAAGCTAGATTGAACTTGGACACTTCACTAGATTGCTCCATTCAAGTTTTgatccctttcctcccccttttcTGCCAGTCCCCAGCAGAAATTAGAGTATATAACATGAATACAAATCACCTGCAAAGATTTGGATTCTATAGCTGAAGAGGACCTTTTACTGCaggaaacagtttattttttccctttccccgTGTTCTGTTTTAACCCTGTGCCATTGGTTTGCCTACGGGGGATTGATTTTGTGTCACAAAGTCGAGTCATAGGTCAGAGAAGAGGGacttttagttttaaaatatattcttgaTCAAATATGCAGAATCTTTGGGTCTACTGTAACAATATTTTATCTACAGCTCAGTTGGATATTTTTGCTaatccttttattttttatttaaaaaaacacttaggctgcgtctagattggcatgattttccgtaaatgcttttaacggaaaagttttccattaaaagtattttcagaacagagcgtctagattggcatggacgcttttccgcaaaagcactttttgcggaaaaacgtctgtgtcaatctagacgcgcttttctgcaaaaaagccctgatcgccattttcgtgatcggggcttttttgtggaaaacaaatctgagctgtctacactggcccttttgcgcaaaagggacttttgcctgaaccaGAGCAGAAtattatttccgcaagaagcactgatttcttacagtagaaagtcagtgcttttgcggaaattcaagaggccagtgtagacagctggcaagtttttctggaaaagcggctgattttccagaaaaactggccagtctagacacagccttattgtgaAAAGGTACTGAATTCCTAGCAGTGAAACACTGGGCTTTATTGGAAGAAGGATCTCTTAGGCCAAGTTTAAACTGTCAAGTTACTGTGCAGTAAatcagctcccagcactgtaacTCCCGAGGTGTCTGCAATGGCAAGGCATTTCATGCACACTAGCTCTGCAGTTGCTgtgctctaggtaaaccaccttgGCAAAAAGCATAGAGCTTGCTGCACCCTGGATACAGCACTAGGGGGCCAATGCGGACACTTGTTTATTTCATTGTGACTGACTTGTGGAAATAGACCATAATCCCTCAAGTCCCCTCTTTTCTTTGTTTGGAACTTGGCtgtctgccctgcaggcatgtgcataTCCCCTTTCAGAGCCCTGTTTTGGACAGCCTGCGTGCTGATTTGCTCCAAGACACACAGCAAACCATTCAGCTGAAATGCTTGTGCTGTTGAACAGAGGCAGGCATGTGAATGAGACTGCCATGCAAGGATTGGGGCAGGGAGCCTGAAATGTcaaggtttcccccttcccctgcctcaggaGGGGTTGATTTCTACCACTAAGTGAACTTACAAGACAGTATGGTGACCTTCCCAAAACAGAGTctttctgttcccctcccccgcatacacacacacacacacacacacacacactccctgtcacatactctcccctcctcccagactTATGTTGAAAAGcaactgttaggctgtgtctacactggcaagttattccggaaaatcagccgcttttccagaaaaacttgccagctgtctacactggtcgcttgaatttccggaaaagcactgactatctaatgtaaagtcatcagtgcttttccggaaaaactatgctgctcccgttcgggcaaaagtctttttccggaaaactgttccagaaaagggccagtgtagacagcacagtagtgttttccgcaaaaaagcccggattgTGAAagtgacgatcggggcttttttgcggaaaagtgcatctagattagccacggacgcttttctggaaaaactgcttttccggaaaagcgtcctgccactctagacgcgcttttccaaaaatgcttttaactgaaaacttttccgttaaaagcattttcagaaaatcatgccagtgtaaacgtagccttaaTGTAGCAGGATGACCATGGAGCAATAGGATTGGGAAACCTGCATCCTGTGATGCTGACTGCTCCACGTggcattgcaaacccttcccgAAGCACCCTGTGGCCagttgcacagtgggatagctaccaCAACACACTGCTCTCTGTGCCTAGGGATgtaattgactagttgcttccccgcTCCccttatcagagagaggcagcaagccagttcccccagcaccgtctctgcagggggtggggaggcagaggctcaATGTGGAAACAGCGTAAACGGAGAAAGAAACAGTCCCTGCTCATCCCGGGTTCTGactgctgtgcttctgcctttgaaatgcagcaagagtcCCATGGATTCCCCCttgccctgtgttccctgctgctgctctgccttttaaacttcGTAAAAGcctacgtttaaaaggcagaggtgcagtcaGGACAGCGAACACCCCATAGCCCTCGTATCGACTggttgatagaaattccatcaactactcaagtagctgattaatcaaaatttaacatccctatctgtgCCACTGGAAGAGCTGCTACCGTGGACATGCTAAGCTAAACCATCAAAAGGAGCACAGTCTGGACACACAATAGTCGTTTCCCTGCAGTGCCCCCTGAGTAACACTGTAACTACCAGAGTTTTACAGCTGCCAGTACAGCCATGGCCTTAGCGATGCTAAATGACAGGCAATAGTACAAATGATCCCACTGAAGATTCTTAGAATGAGAATTAACTTTTAAACAAGAGCCATGCACATCACATGCAGAGTCAAGGACCAcccttcctctgtgtgtgtgtgtagacagaTGTTAAGATTTACACTCTGGAAAAGGAGGAAGGGAGACAAGCCCTTCCCTCCTCACTTACGGGGTGGGGAGAATAGACTTTTTCAGAGAATTTACACACATCCACTGCAGTGATATAAGATGTTGCTTCCTCTTCCACAGAGAAAATTAGAACAATCTGCACAACCCCTCCCCAAGAGTGTTCCAGCTAGTTTACTCCAAAAGGTGTAGAAGTAGTGACCCTTGCGCGCGTGAACTGGCTCTCTCCGGCCCGACACCCTCACCTGCCTGGATCGGAGcctagagctgcctggagcacatggCGCTGGgtagggggtggagggaaagtCTGGCTCAGCGCAGGCACAACCAATGCTCAACTTGTTAGGCGGAGCCCAACGTCCAGGTGCctggtctccccaggccagacactGCCGAGGGCGCAGGCGGCGgccagggcaggggacgggaAGTTCAGcccggaggggcggggcggaCGCCCCCACCCCGCACATGCCGTACCTGGGGCCCTGTGCTCTCGCTCGGCTCCTCCTCCCGCCCGCAGCTCCGCGCTGGGCCCGCCGCTCAGGGCCCGCCCcgccggccctgcccagcccgcAGCGCGGCGCACAgcgggggcccggcccggccccgcagggcgcagcagcagcccccgcaGCCAGCGGCTGCCCCGCCACATGTCGCCCGGACGCTGGACAGAACGCGGCTGCCGCGAGCGTTccaagccccccccgcccccctcccccgcaacgaTTGGCTGCCGTGCCTCCCGCCTCCTACGCTGACTGGCTGCGCGGCGGCGAGCTGACGCAGGCGCAGTGactgatgcggggggggggggggtgagggctaCTCTGAGCCTGGGCCGTGCGCTGCGCTGTCCATTGCTTATACGAACCCGGGGGGCACTGCAGTGCAGGGGCTTTGACACTCCATAGCCACCGCACCGCTGGTTTTGCCCTGTCACTTATGCAAGTAAAATTGCTTGACATAGGCACTTGATCTCTGGGCCTCTTTCATGACACATTCTGCAGGACGCCCCAGTGCTCGAGAGTGGAGAGTTACATGGGTTGGTGGTGCCTGGGCTTAGGAATATTCCTGTCCTGgaatcctgctcccccccctaagtttggggccaggtctctcttgccctgcttgctgcctccatGTGCCTCCCGGGTGCATGGActgctcccacctgccactcCTATATCATTTAAAAGGCCCCCACTGCCACcattggcagcacagcagggctacaaCAGTTTCCAGACTGCTCTCACTCCCTGCATGGCTGCTGGCGCACCCCGGTGGCCCCTGGACAGGGTGTGCGGGGtctccacacactgccctgccctgagcaccactGCGACCTGTTGCAGAAGTGGCGCTTGCAGGCGACAGCGCAGAGTCCTCTCAACCCTCCTGCATAGAAACCACTACCAAAGGGAGGTACCCCAGATAAACACtgtacctctccccctcccctgcatctccACCTCATCACCTACCACCCTTTCCAGCTCTCAGATTccctccagagcccacactctgcaccccaatcccgaGAACCCCTAGCCTAGAGCATGCGCccagcaccagtgttccctggaagctgtgcacctgtgcagctgctcagaagagattaaaatgctgtccttgattagcagagcgcccacagctagattCTTTATTTCTACTGGTAATGTACATTTACACATGCCTCGAAGCACATAgcaatgtattccgcacatggatggaaaagattagtgggaacattgcccagcacccaaactccctccagcagccctaacccctgccccagctcagagcctgcacccatcGCCCacccagggccggctttaggaagtgcggggcccaatttgaacaattTTGACGGGCGCCGCAGCagacagcaattttggttgagaaaaaaaaaaaaccacgaaCACAAAAGTTTCAAAGGGGGCCCCAGGAATTTTGGTCgagcagccaaaaaaaaaaaaaaaccaacgcACACAAAAAATCCCCAGCTACCTCCGCCGCCAAACTCCGGAGGTAGtagctaacacacacacaccccggagcacagggaaaccctgcgCTTGACTCACACCTCCTGTGGCACAGGCAGCcgctgcactcctcctccggggcctaTGCCTTCTCCCACAGTGCTCCTGGCACACTTCCGGCTTCAGGGCACGGGGCCCCTTTAGGCACGTggcccgattcgggggaatcAGGCAAATCATTCTGAAGCCAGCCCTGCACCCAACCTGTACCCTACAGCCTGCACTCCAGATAACTTCCCAcatccaaactctctctcagagccttcacccctcctctacccaaattctctcccagagcttTAAGCAGGTGAGGAAAAGGGACTTGGACCCATGGTaggcaccaccaaaatttctaCAAATCATACACTCCTGCAAGACCCTCAAATGATTTGAAAAAATAAACTGAGCAGAAAGCAAATACATGCCCTCCATCCCCAgctttcctcttaaaaaaaatctcaggatTTATAAACCAATCTCAGGCTTTTGTGGGGGGAACTAACTCATGATTTTTCAACACTTGGGGTTGGCAATGGATCCCCTTTCCCGCCCTCCCACATACTTCTCATTTTGCCCTCTGACTCAGTCCCCTGCTGTTAGCATCCCTCTCTTTCTCATTGTTCTTAGTCTGTGTAGGAGCAGCTGTACTAACAGCTGCAGAAGAACCCAGGCTCATCTgggtagaaaggaaaaaaagtgaacTGACAATCAGTGACATGTTCCCAGTATTTTACCAGAAATATTACCGTTTTCCTATTATAAAAGCAGTGCTCCAGGAGTGCTGCATGTTGGAGGGGGAAGGATTGGAGAATCTAGTTCTCTAAACTAAAATCTTTTTTTATGGCACATGAAGAAAGAAAGCAAAAACCACTTGCCAAACAGATTAATGTAAAGGACCTGTTGTTTGCAGAAACTAGAGCTCTTTACAATTTGATATATAATCTCTATGCAAGTATCATTTCAtccatcactgaaatgcagctaacTGTGTGGTGAAACACAGCAACTCTTTAAAAGTACAGAGCAACACTACACTATGGTGTAGGTCAGGAAGAAAAAGAATGTGTTTTCCAAGAGAACTAGTAGGGGAGATTTACATAGAATAAAATTTCCAGAGTTGCAGTTTGACCAACACATCAGAATTACCTGCCTTGGACTCTTTAATGATCAGCACTGATTACCATGATGTATGTAGCCTGATATAGGGACAGCTTAAATAATGGAGACCATCAAGCCGTTGCAGTGTACACTATGGTTAGCCAGAGCCCAGTCTGCTGTTTCTTGTGTGAAGTTCAGagtacagaatacaaagtgcagaATCCTTGGAGGCAAAAATTAGTATTATCTATACTGCCACCATCAAGACCGCTTTTCCATTTATTATCCAAAAGATAGTGCCTTCTGCAGTATTGTGCTGGGGATCATCATCACCCTTCACGCCCACTGGcgtatagggcagcaacaaaggtcctccacttctgtctgtctctggccagcctctcaatagtgcctcaagtgtaattcatgctcttcatttctacttcagTGGTCCAGCACCATGTTGTCTTGGGTCATCCTCATTTCCGCTTCCCTTCAGGGGTCCAGTGCACAGCAATCTTCGTGATGAAGCTTCCATCTTTCCTGAGCACGTGCCTaatccatctccagcatcttttcaTAATAATCGTAGCCAAATCATCTTGTTTATACCATGCAAGCAGGTCCCGATTTGAAATTATTCTTGGCCAAAAAATAAGGAGGATCCTCCGAAGACTTCTGGTGTGAAAAGTCGACAATTTATTGACGTCATACGCTGTCATCTGCCAGCATTCCGATCCAGTGTTGATAAAACTCAGCTCTGATACAACTTCAGTTTGGTATGGAAGCTGTATTGTGATGACTTCCATACAGCATTCAGACTCAtgaagacatttctggctttactgAGTCTGCTCTGGATATCGCTTCTGACGCCTCCGTCTTGCCTGATAATACTACCCAAGTATGTAAAGCTCTCTGTGATAGGTAGGTCATGGCCATTGATCTTAACTGATGATGGTACCTCAATATTTAGGGTCATGATTTCTGTCTTCTTCTGGCTAACTCTTAATCCGACCTGTTTTCTGAAGGTGCAGAGTCGATATATCTTCTCTTGCATATGATGATGCTTATGGGAGAGCAGCACAAGGTCATCAGCAAAATCAAGGTCCTCTAATGTGGAGAAGACAGTCCATCTGATGCTTCTTGGCTCATCTTCCGTTGTACACAGCATAACACAGTATATGACTAAGTTAAAGAGCGTCGGAGACATGACGCATCCCTGCCTTACTCCAGTCTTAACTTCGAAGCGTAGATCATTGTTCCCCACACTGCATGTGAAATTGTTATAAAAGCTCTTAATGAGCTGTACTACTTCTTGTGGTATTCCATATACTCTCAGAATACGCCAAAGACTATCCCTGTTATAGGCTTTTTCAAAATCAATAAAGTTGATGAACAACTGCCTCTGCCATTCAATGCATTGCTCAATGATGTTACGCAGTACAAAAATTTGATCTACACACCCCCTTCCCTTACGAAATCCAGCTTGTTCTTTCCTCAGTGATTTATCAACAGCATCTACAATCTGCTGAATAATGATCTTAGCAAGGATCTTGCTTGGCACTGAAAGGAGAATGATGCCGCGCCAGTTGTTTCAGTCATTGAGTGCTCCCTTCTTGGGTATCTTAACAATAATTCCATTTGTCCATtcctctggcacctgcttccCTTCCCATATTGCTGTAAAGAGCAATTGGAGAATAGTGGCTGCAAGTTCTGGGTCTGCCTTGAACTGTTCAGCATTAAGATTATTGTGTCCTGGAGCTTTACCATTCCTTAAGGATCTTATTGCCATACTAATTTCTTCCATTTTTGGTGGAGCAGTATTTATGTCAAGGTCTGTTTCCGTTTCTAGAATATTGGCTTCTTCTTCTGATGGTGGCCTGTTTAGAACTTCCTGAAAATATTCTGCCTAACGAGCCTCTTGTTCCCTCTCTGTTGTAAGTAGATTTCCTTGTTTGTCCTGACAGGGACACATGCACTGGCATGATATTTACCGCATACAAGCTTggtgattttaaaaaacattcctTGCTCTCTTCAAGTAGTTGCTTCTTCAGCTTATTCTGCTAGTTCCTCTATATGAGCTCTCTTATCAGCTCTCACCAATTTCTTAACTTGCCGGTCTGCTTCTTTGTATTGCTGCAGGAatctttctttcagtcttcctgatTTAgcatctgaaacaaaaaacaggactatgtagcactttaaagactaacaagatggtttattaggtgatgagcttttgtgggccagacccacttcctcagatcaaatagtggaagaaaatgggcatgaccaaatttggcataccaaaggatacaatctgTGAGAGTCTCCTTTAAGATACGTCTATTATCATGCCTTCCATGTGTCTGGCATGATCCATACTTTTTTCTTTGGTTTCTGTTTGAAACCTAGACAGTCCTCTTATTTCTTTGTGCATAATATAAATGTGTTTATGAACTTTATGAATAATAGGTGCCTACCAAATATGCAATTTATAGTCATATAATGCACAGGCAATGCTAATTAATATGCTCAGCATAATGTAGAATGGTCTTGCTAATGCAGGATGAAATCAAACATGACAAAACCCAAATGTCAGCAGTTTATGACAAGAGAAAGTATACCAGACTCCAGACAATGCTGAACTCCCCTATCACATATTTACTGAACCAGAACACATAGGATCAGATGCCATCAGTtatagaagagagaaagaaaattagTCTTACAGTTATGCGACTTGTTCATAAAGCAAGGTATGTCACTGGGCTGGAGTGAGTGAAAAGACACTTAGAAGAAACAAACTCTGAGATAAAAGGTGTCGTGAAACTGGCAATAATTCCAAGCCACCTCTTCCTTTGAAGGAaactccactcccaccccctcgCTCCCAACCCGATGCTAGTCCCATTAAGTATTGACCTCTGATTGTGTGCTTGTGCTAAAGGAAGTGTTTGTTTCAAAACTGCAGCAGACTTGAGAATGAGATAGTGTCTAGAAACATCTGTTTTTGTTCAGCGCTACATCCGCCTGCATCCAGTTCCTCCAAGAAGTTAAAGGTTAGAGGACACTTTTAAGTTCACTTGTCAAATTATTCCCTGGTGCAATGTGAGAGATTCTTTATCTTTGATCGTTCATTACATTAGCATATAATATTAAGGAATACAAGTTCCATGGGGATGGAAGATTAACACTACAGCACAGGGTGGAGTCACAGAACTACTATAATTGAAAACTGGATGCACAAATCTGTTCCAACTTCAATTTTCAGTCTATTATAACTGTCTCAGACAATGCTTAAAAGAGGTGAATGTTCTTGTGCTTAGCCTCAACCTATAAGCAACTTTTTTGTGTATGAAAACTATTACATCTGgtgagccattttttaaaatgtatgctgCTCTGAAAAATATATGcttctgtaacccttctgccgggtaggtctTGCACCTGGGCTGGAGCTTGTTAATAATGCACTCCCATAACTAAAAGCCAGCTTGGTCAACAATATGTCATACAACTCATTCTTTTTGGCATGTTTGAAAAGCTCTTGTTTCCAAATAAGAGATATATTCATATTTGCTTTCTCTTGCTTTTTGAGACAGAGATATTTGCTAATGGTGAGTCTCCTAAGGTTTGCTTGAGAACTGTACATCTCCTAAAATTTGTTACGACCCACGTGTGTTTTAGTCTCCATCACCTGCCATTTATTTTTTAGGTGCTGAGTTCCTTGATATGCTGGATCTCTTCTAGAAGTGGGTTCTACAGTCATGGTCAGTTGCTGAGAA
The DNA window shown above is from Pelodiscus sinensis isolate JC-2024 chromosome 2, ASM4963464v1, whole genome shotgun sequence and carries:
- the MALSU1 gene encoding mitochondrial assembly of ribosomal large subunit protein 1 — encoded protein: MWRGSRWLRGLLLRPAGPGRAPAVRRAAGWAGPAGRALSGGPSAELRAGGGAEREHRAPDHALSKFSIDFVTALLRQENASNICVIQLPPEMRYSDYFIIVSGSSARHLHAMAHYTLKMYKQMKQENNPHVLIEGKDTDDWMCIDFGSIVIHFMLPETREIYELEKLWTLRSYDDQLAQMVPASLPDDFIFGLTNKQQ